The Thermodesulfobacteriota bacterium sequence TACCGGAGGATCGCATAGATGAAATCCGCGCACTCCTCCCCTTCGGGTACTCTTCCAAAGATATGCATGCCTTTTGGAATGTAGGTCTTCTTCAGAAGAGAGAGCTTTTCATGAATCTCCTGAACCTGCTCATCGAAATTGTCGTGGGTCAGGGGTGCCCCATCGAGAAGATTCAGTTGGGTTACCTTATTCATGATCATATGCATCAGGGTGTGCGATTTGTAGGGATCGCTTTGTTTGAAGCGATGGTATTCCTCAAGAAGTTTGTCAACCTCTAAGAGATCCCCATACAGATCGCCCTGGGTCATCACGGTCTGCATATGGTCGACGAGGACCGCATTGCTTCTTCTTTTGGCGATGATCCCTTCCGGAGGATTGTCGGCGTTATAGATGTAGAGGTGAGGAACGGAATCGATCCCGATGTCCGGGAAACAGCCCGAGGATAGACCGGTCCCCTTGCCGGGAAGAAATTCGAGATTGCCATGGGTACCCACATGGATGAGGACATCTGCTCCGAAATCTCTTGAAAGCCATTTATAGGTTGCCACGTACTGGTGGGGTGGGGGCACGGAGGGGTCGTGGAGGATCTTACAGACCTCCCCGTCGCATCGGGCCCCTGCACAGCCCCGCTTCGGTTGAACGCAGACCACCGCGTTTCCGTAACGGATCCCTGTCACCACGATCTTTCCATCATGCACCATCGCAGGAGGGATCCCATTCTTCCTTTCTCCGGGAGGATTCCCCCAGGCTTCGATCATCCGCCTCTGGGTCGTTTCGGGCAATTCATTGAACCATTGTAGGTATCGTTCGTTTTCGAGGAGCGCCAGAGCTCCGCCTTTTTCGACGATCTCCTCCACCGTTGTCCATCGGAATTCCGAAATGGCCTTCTTCGACATGATCTCGTCGATCAGGGCCTTTCCGTTTTCCGGTGGGAGAACCTGATATCCCTCGGCGGCCATCCTCTTTAAGAGATCGGATACAGACTCGAGGGTGTCGAGATGGGCCCCTCCTCCCACGGTCGCCTCCACACTGGCACATGGATTGTTATGGAGGATGAAGGCCACCCTCTTTTCACGGTTCGGTTTTTTTCGAAGGGCGATCCATCGGGAGACCCTCTTGGCCAATTTTTCGACGCGGTCCTCGATGGCTTCATAGGTATCCCCCATGGAATCCTCTACCCCTCGAATGGCTCCGACCAAAATAGGTTCGATCACCCCTTCAAATTCAGGCATGGCCACGCTCCAGCCCACCTGCGATCCGAGCCCTTCTCCATCGGCAAGCCATTGTTCCTTGCTTTTGTAATAGGAGATCACGGGGCAGAAAAGCGGCACGCCCATCTTCTTTAAAAGGGAGACCCCGGAAGGGGTTTCTGATTCCTTGAGGCCTCCCCGAGTGCTGGCGAGGAAGAAGGAGGTCAATTTGATGACCCCCTCGACCCTTGGGGACCGGTCTTTCAAGAAGAACCGCTCCATCACCTCCACGCCGCTCAAGTTTCCGAGATTCTGGTCCTTCAACGAGTAAAGAAAGACAGGGATCACGCCCAATCCCTGTTCTTCGAGCTTCGATACGAGAGAGCGCTCCACCTCCATATTGTTATTCACCCAGTTGGATCGAGAGTAGAGGACCCCTACGAAGGATTCGGGAAGGAAAGAGAGATATCCCCGATAGGCGGAGAGGTATTGATCGGTGTCCTCAAAGGCCGTTTCCATCCCCGGATGAAAAATGCCCTGCCAGGGGACTTCTTCCGGCCCTTCAAAATCCATCTTTTCCCCAAAGAGAAGACGGAGAAGATATTTGAACATATTGACCATGTTCTTCTTGCCGCCAAAGAGGAGATAACGATATACCTGGACCACCATTTCCGGATGGACATTCGAGAAGGCGCCGAAGGAAGGATCACTGCCGATCACGATGAGAGGGACCCTCTCTCGGGCCGGACGGAGGATTTCTTCGATCTCCTCCCAAAAAACATCATGCGTCCGGTAGAGGAGAATCAGGTCGACCTTTTCGACTTCTCCGGCGATCTTTTTGATCCACTCTCTGTTCTTGCTGATCTGTTTTGTCGAAAAACCCAAAAGGTGAAGGCCAAGGTCTTCGGCGGCCTCTTGAAGAAGAGGCAGATAAGAGGCCCACATGAGGGTCAAGACTTTCATGTCCGGTCTCCTCGCAAGGTCATTCATGGTACCTCCTGATGAGATAAGAGCCGTAGGCGAAGAAGACAAAAGCAAAGACCAAGAGGGCTATGAGGGAGACCCCCCCCTCCTGGTCGAGGGCAGTCTTTCTCATGAGGATATTGGTGTGGGTCAGGGGCATCAGATAGAGGATGGGTTTAAGGTAAAAAGGCAATTCATGGACCGGGAAGAAAGTGCCACTGAAAAAGGACATGGGAAGGATGAGAAAGTTGGAATAGGTCGATGTATCCTCATGCGATTTGGTGAGCATTCCGGTGATGATTCCGAGGCTGGCGAACAGAAAGCAGTTGAGGAGTAAAGTGGCCAGGAAGAGGAGGCTCACGGTGAACCGGGCCGAGGAAAGCAAACCCGCAAACAAGGTCAACAAGGATGCGAAGAGGCCCTTGGTCATCCCCGCTAAGACCTCACCCACCATCACCGAGGAGGGCCGGATCGGGGCCTGGATGAAGATCTGAAAGGTCTTGAAATAGAGCCGGTTCAGATTGAGGCTGCTGGCCACCCAAGTATAAGAATTGCTCATAGAGCTCATGGCGACAAGCCCGGGGATCAGGAAATCGAGATAGTTCGCGTTTCCCATCCGGACGCTTCGGCCCAAGCCGAGGCCGAAGGCGATCAGGTAGATCACGGGGATGACCATGGCGGAAAAGAGGTATCCCAATCGAAAGAGCTTCCTCCGGAAAAGGAGCATCTCCCGGAGGTAGATGGGATACCACTCCAAAAATCGGTTCATTCGAGCCGTTCTCCGGTCAACTTCACGAAGAGGTCCTCCAGATTGGCCTTCCGGATGGTGACGTTATTTTCCAGACGGCCGGCCAGGGCATGAGCGTCCGACCGGCTCTGGCAGAGATGCTGTACCAGATGGCCGTTCCCATCCACATATTCCACCACGTAAGGGCCGATTTTGGCCTTGAGATTCTCCGGGCTGTCAAGGGCGATCAGCTCCCCTTTCGACAGGATGGCCACACGCTGGCAGAGGGCCTCGGCCTCCTCGATATAATGGGTGGTGAGGACGACGGTGCGTCCGTCGATCCGGGCCTTCCGGATGAGGTCCCACATCTGGCGCCGGATCTGAGGATCGAGGCCGATGGAGGGTTCGTCTAAAAAGAGGACCTTGGGATTCGTCATCAAGGCCCTTGCGAGCAACAGACGCCTCTGCATCCCCCCAGAGAAATGGGAGACGAGGGAATCTCTCCGATCCACCAACCCCACCAGTTTTAAAAATTGGTCGATCCGGTTCCGGAGGTCTTCCACCCGATGGAGCATCCCGTAGATGAGAAGGTTCTCATGGGCCGTAAGTTCCTTGTCGAGATTGTTCTCTTGGGGCATCACCCCGATGATCTTTTTCAATTCCGCCCCATCCCGCTGCACATCGAAGCCTTCGATCCGGCAAACCCCCGAATCGGGCTTGGCCAGCGTGGTCAGACAGCGGATGAGGGTCGTCTTCCCCGCTCCGTTGGGACCCAGAAGACCGAAGACCTCACCCTTTTTGATCTCGAGGGAGAGACGGTGGAGGGCCTTTACCTGTCCATAATGTTTGGTGAGATCTCTCACTTCGATCATGCCTCGACCCTCGGATAGATGACCTTCGTTCCATTCCAATCGATGATGGAGACATCGATTCCGTAGACTTCGTGCAAACTCTTCTCGTTGATCACGGCATGGGGTTTGCCGTTGGCCAAAACCGTGCCATGATTCATCAAAATCACTTCATCGGAAAAGAGCACGGCCAGGTTTGGATCATGGAGGGTCATCAGGATGGTCAACCTCTGTTCCCGGGCCAGCTCTCTCACCTTCTTTAAGACGTTCACCTGGTTCCTGAAATCGAGGTGGGTGGTAGGCTCGTCCAGCAAAAGAATGGGGGCTTGCTGGGAAAGGGCTCGGGCGATGAGGACGAGTTGCCGCTCCCCCCCGCTGATTTTAGTATAAGGCCGTTCGCGGAGATGAACAATCCCAACCATCTCAAGGGATGCTTCACAAATCCTGTAGTCCTTGGGTGAAGGAGAGGAAAAGAGCCCGAGATGGGAAGCCCTTCCCATCAAGACCACATCCATGACCGAATAGGGAAATGGGGGATCATGTTCCTGTGGCACGACCCCGAAGATCCTCGCCCTCTCCGTGGTGGAGACCCTTGAGATATCCTTCTTTTCCAATAAGATTTCACCCTTCTGGGGTCTCCACAATCCCATCAGGCACTTAAAAAGGGTCGTCTTTCCCGATCCATTCGGTCCGAGGATGGCTGTGATGGTTCCTCCATTCACCCTGAATTCAACTTGCCGCAAAATATCTGGGTCTCTCTTCTGGTGTCTGAAATAGAGATTCCGAACCTCTAACATCTGCGACCTACTTGCCCCAGCTCTCTTTCCCCCCTCGTTTCATCAGATAGATGAAGAAGGGAGCGCCGAGGATGGCGGTGATGATTCCCACTGGAATATCGAAATTGGTGAGATTCCTTGCGATCGTATCTGCAAGGATCATGAAGGCCGCTCCTCCGGCCATGCTGAGGGGGACCAGGGTCCGATGATCAGGGCCGGTCAACATCCTGATCAGATGGGGGACCATCAACCCCACCCATCCGATAATCCCGCTCACCGAAACAGCCACGCTCACCGCCAGCGAGGAGGCCCCGATAAAGATGATCCTCTCACGCTTCACGTTGACCCCGAGCGTTTTGGCCTCCACCTCTCCCATGCTCATCACATTGAGTCTCCACCTCATCAAAAAGAGGGGGAGGAGACCTCCCAGAATCCCTATTCCGGCAACCTTGACCAGCTTCCAGTTGGCAAGGGAGAAACTGCCCATGAGCCAGAAGACAATGCTTTGGAGTTTGTGAGGATCGACGAGAAACTTGATAATGGAGACCATGGCGGTAAAAAAGGCGGAGATGATGACACCCGAGAGGATAAGGGGAAGCCTTGAAACCTCCCCCTGGGCTTTGGCGATGGTGTAGGTGAGCAGGACAGAGAGGATAGCGAAGAAAAAAGACATCAGCTGGATGGGCCACTCGACAAAGAATCCGACAGAGAGAGCACATCCAAGAGCCGCGCCGGCCGAGATGCCGAGAATGAAGGGATCGACCAGGGGATTCCGGAAGATGCCCTGAAGGGTGACTCCGGAGCCTGAAAGGGCGATCCCCACCAATCCCGCGAGGATCACCCGGGGGACCCTGATGTCGAGAAGAATCGCCTTTTCTGGAAGATCTCCAGGAAGGGAATGGGAACCCAATTGGGTCATAAAAATCTTTATAACATCGATGGTGGCGATATGAAAAGGGCCTATAAAAAGGGCGATCCATCCCGCGATCAAAGGCGAGAGGAGGATGGATAAATGAACAAGCCTCCTATTCATCAAATTTATTTAACCTCGCATAGGGGACGCCAAAGACCTTTTTATGAAACTCGTCAGAGACCCGCTCTGGGTCGACCTCCTGAAAACGTTCAGGGTAGACCTTCTTGGCCATCCAGAGGGCAACCGGCGCAAGGCGGGGCGACCACGTGGACCAATCCGGAGCCTTATACACCCTTTTCTCTTTTACTGCCTTGATGGTTCTCCACTGGGGATTGTTCAGAATGTCGGAGCTTTGGTACCTTGCATTCCCCCAGATGAAGATGACGTCAGGATCCCATCCGATGATCCTTTCCA is a genomic window containing:
- a CDS encoding iron ABC transporter permease → MNRRLVHLSILLSPLIAGWIALFIGPFHIATIDVIKIFMTQLGSHSLPGDLPEKAILLDIRVPRVILAGLVGIALSGSGVTLQGIFRNPLVDPFILGISAGAALGCALSVGFFVEWPIQLMSFFFAILSVLLTYTIAKAQGEVSRLPLILSGVIISAFFTAMVSIIKFLVDPHKLQSIVFWLMGSFSLANWKLVKVAGIGILGGLLPLFLMRWRLNVMSMGEVEAKTLGVNVKRERIIFIGASSLAVSVAVSVSGIIGWVGLMVPHLIRMLTGPDHRTLVPLSMAGGAAFMILADTIARNLTNFDIPVGIITAILGAPFFIYLMKRGGKESWGK
- a CDS encoding ABC transporter permease; the protein is MNRFLEWYPIYLREMLLFRRKLFRLGYLFSAMVIPVIYLIAFGLGLGRSVRMGNANYLDFLIPGLVAMSSMSNSYTWVASSLNLNRLYFKTFQIFIQAPIRPSSVMVGEVLAGMTKGLFASLLTLFAGLLSSARFTVSLLFLATLLLNCFLFASLGIITGMLTKSHEDTSTYSNFLILPMSFFSGTFFPVHELPFYLKPILYLMPLTHTNILMRKTALDQEGGVSLIALLVFAFVFFAYGSYLIRRYHE
- a CDS encoding ABC transporter ATP-binding protein, with protein sequence MLEVRNLYFRHQKRDPDILRQVEFRVNGGTITAILGPNGSGKTTLFKCLMGLWRPQKGEILLEKKDISRVSTTERARIFGVVPQEHDPPFPYSVMDVVLMGRASHLGLFSSPSPKDYRICEASLEMVGIVHLRERPYTKISGGERQLVLIARALSQQAPILLLDEPTTHLDFRNQVNVLKKVRELAREQRLTILMTLHDPNLAVLFSDEVILMNHGTVLANGKPHAVINEKSLHEVYGIDVSIIDWNGTKVIYPRVEA
- the cobN gene encoding cobaltochelatase subunit CobN; its protein translation is MKVLTLMWASYLPLLQEAAEDLGLHLLGFSTKQISKNREWIKKIAGEVEKVDLILLYRTHDVFWEEIEEILRPARERVPLIVIGSDPSFGAFSNVHPEMVVQVYRYLLFGGKKNMVNMFKYLLRLLFGEKMDFEGPEEVPWQGIFHPGMETAFEDTDQYLSAYRGYLSFLPESFVGVLYSRSNWVNNNMEVERSLVSKLEEQGLGVIPVFLYSLKDQNLGNLSGVEVMERFFLKDRSPRVEGVIKLTSFFLASTRGGLKESETPSGVSLLKKMGVPLFCPVISYYKSKEQWLADGEGLGSQVGWSVAMPEFEGVIEPILVGAIRGVEDSMGDTYEAIEDRVEKLAKRVSRWIALRKKPNREKRVAFILHNNPCASVEATVGGGAHLDTLESVSDLLKRMAAEGYQVLPPENGKALIDEIMSKKAISEFRWTTVEEIVEKGGALALLENERYLQWFNELPETTQRRMIEAWGNPPGERKNGIPPAMVHDGKIVVTGIRYGNAVVCVQPKRGCAGARCDGEVCKILHDPSVPPPHQYVATYKWLSRDFGADVLIHVGTHGNLEFLPGKGTGLSSGCFPDIGIDSVPHLYIYNADNPPEGIIAKRRSNAVLVDHMQTVMTQGDLYGDLLEVDKLLEEYHRFKQSDPYKSHTLMHMIMNKVTQLNLLDGAPLTHDNFDEQVQEIHEKLSLLKKTYIPKGMHIFGRVPEGEECADFIYAILRYDTREDSLRSVVQKIVSCASPLEGEAVAEKAETIARDLCRDYIVRGRDLWVALADRFPITETDRGTLRKVQSQIDEIRQRIIDSDEVGALLSGMNGRYIEPGPSGLITRGRPDVLPTGRNFYGLDPKTLPSRAAWEIGRSLAEKTLQKYLDEEGTYPETIAFYWQCSDLMWANGEGMAQMMALMGARPLWEGSGRVKGFEIIPLDQLGRPRIDITVRVSGITRDNFPNVIELLDEIVQTVAALEEPASLNFIRKHTLERLEREKPDPEAMRKATYRIFGSMPGTYQAGTQLAVYASAWKTEKDLADVFLYWNGYAYGKEVFGESAHQSLKENLKLVDLTFNKTVTDEYDLTGCCCYFGAHGGMINAAKVISGREIKNYYGDTRDPNEIAIRTLSEEIRRVARAKLLNPKWIEGMKEHGYKGASEISKRIGRLYGWQATSRAVDGAIFDDVARTFLMDEENRRFFEQNNPWALEEIARRLIEAAERGLWEPSPDIKEALKQIYVEIEGWVEERMGEVKGDFQGGNIDILTPEEVGYWKKKMEEILG
- a CDS encoding ABC transporter ATP-binding protein, yielding MIEVRDLTKHYGQVKALHRLSLEIKKGEVFGLLGPNGAGKTTLIRCLTTLAKPDSGVCRIEGFDVQRDGAELKKIIGVMPQENNLDKELTAHENLLIYGMLHRVEDLRNRIDQFLKLVGLVDRRDSLVSHFSGGMQRRLLLARALMTNPKVLFLDEPSIGLDPQIRRQMWDLIRKARIDGRTVVLTTHYIEEAEALCQRVAILSKGELIALDSPENLKAKIGPYVVEYVDGNGHLVQHLCQSRSDAHALAGRLENNVTIRKANLEDLFVKLTGERLE